From the bacterium genome, the window GCGCTGGTATCAATCGCCACATAGGCGATTCCCTCCATCTCAAGCATCTCGCCCAGGCTTTGCCCCACATGGCCAAACCCGGCCAGCACCACGTGGTGATCAAGGTCGCTGGTATCGGCCAGGATATGCTGAGGCTGCGCCGTGTTGCGCTTTTCCATCCAGCGCGCCAGTTTTTCGCCTGTCACACCCAGCAGCGGGGTTACCGCCATCGACATGGTCACAATCACCATCAGCTGTTGCGAGGTGCCCTTGTCGAGCAGCTTGCTCTCCGCCGCCAGGCCGAACAGAATGAACGCGAACTCCCCCCCCTGTGACAATAGCAGCCCGGTTTGGATGGCCACCGGCCAGCGTATGCCCGACAACCGGCACACCAGCGCAAGCACGGCGCTTTTCAGCGTTACCAGCCCCAGCGTGCACAGCACGATGAACAGGGTGTCGTTCTTCAGCAGGTCTATATCCAGCTGCATGCCAACGGTCATGAAGAACAGGCCGAGGAACAGCCCTTTGAAAGGCATGATATCCGCCTCCACCTGATGATGGAACTCCGTCTCCGCCACCAGCAATCCTGCAAGAAACGCTCCCAGCGCCATGGAAAGCCCCATACTGTGAGTGGCAAACGAGCTGCCAAGCACGATCAACAGAGTCAGCGCCACGAAAATCTCCTGATTGTCGATGCTCGCAATCAGACGAAAGATGGGCCGCAGAAACAACCGGCCGATCAGAACAATGGCCACCATCACGATCATACCGTTGATGAGCGCCTTGCCCAGCAGCAATCCAATCCCAGCCTGGTCGTTGCCCGCCAGCAGCGGCACCACCACCAGCAGCGGCACCACCGCCAGGTCCTGAAGCAGCAGCACCGCAAGCGAAAGACGCCCCACCTGGCTGGCTTGCCCGCCACGCTCCCGCACCACCTGCAGCACAATGGCCGTGGAAGAGAGCGCAAGCCCAAACCCTAGCACCAGCGCCACCGCCCAGTGCTTTTGCCACAGCAGCATCAACATCATCATCAGCAGCAGCCCGGTAAACACAAACTGCATGCTTCCCAGGCCAAACACATGGCGCCGCATATCACGCAAACGTTCAAACGAAAGCTCAAGGCCAATCATGAAAAGAAGAAACACCACGCCGATCTCGGCAATGCCCGCCGTGCTGTCTGCGTGCTTGATCACGCCAAACCCATAGGGGCCAATCAAACCACCCGCTACCAGATATCCCAGCACGGGGCTCACATTCATGCGCCTGAACACCACCACCACCACAACCGCGGCAGCAAGCAGCAGCAACACGTCCATCAGAAAGCTGGCGTCATGCATGGCAAAAATCGATTGGCATGGGCGCAATAAAGCAGGCCGCCCCCGGCATCGCAAGCGCTCATCCCTTCCAGCTCTTCAATTACATGCACATAGCCGTGGCAGCGTGGCAACATGGCCACATATTTGCCGATTATGCACATTAGCCCTCTTGACATTATAAAAATTTCATAAGTGTAAAAAACACCCCCATATGTAGTTTAACCATCTGCGCTAAACGCCAGTCACTTGTTTAAAAACA encodes:
- a CDS encoding potassium transporter codes for the protein MHDASFLMDVLLLLAAAVVVVVVFRRMNVSPVLGYLVAGGLIGPYGFGVIKHADSTAGIAEIGVVFLLFMIGLELSFERLRDMRRHVFGLGSMQFVFTGLLLMMMLMLLWQKHWAVALVLGFGLALSSTAIVLQVVRERGGQASQVGRLSLAVLLLQDLAVVPLLVVVPLLAGNDQAGIGLLLGKALINGMIVMVAIVLIGRLFLRPIFRLIASIDNQEIFVALTLLIVLGSSFATHSMGLSMALGAFLAGLLVAETEFHHQVEADIMPFKGLFLGLFFMTVGMQLDIDLLKNDTLFIVLCTLGLVTLKSAVLALVCRLSGIRWPVAIQTGLLLSQGGEFAFILFGLAAESKLLDKGTSQQLMVIVTMSMAVTPLLGVTGEKLARWMEKRNTAQPQHILADTSDLDHHVVLAGFGHVGQSLGEMLEMEGIAYVAIDTSAKLVSEQRKKQKPIYYGDTRRADVLDAVGANRASVIVFTYTGGQELARSIAATKRAYPGTLIAARAVDSANADKLRRAGASVIISEYLETSLLFGQAVLKARGVSDIETRRIAQAIRYKLGATGKGAEAPAEAGPSHSN